From Priestia aryabhattai, one genomic window encodes:
- a CDS encoding alpha/beta-type small acid-soluble spore protein, translating to MSNNSGNNNDLLVRGAEQAIDQMKYEIASEFGVNLGAEATARANGSVGGEITKRLVATAQQQLAGGFSGQSGTSR from the coding sequence ATGTCAAACAACAGTGGTAATAACAACGATTTATTAGTACGTGGTGCTGAACAAGCAATCGATCAAATGAAATATGAAATCGCTAGCGAGTTCGGTGTAAACCTAGGTGCTGAAGCGACTGCACGCGCAAACGGTTCAGTAGGTGGCGAAATCACAAAACGTCTTGTAGCAACAGCTCAACAACAATTAGCTGGTGGTTTTTCAGGACAATCAGGTACTTCTCGTTAA
- a CDS encoding alpha/beta-type small acid-soluble spore protein translates to MANNKSSNNNELLVYGAEQAIDQMKYEIASEFGVNLGADTTARANGSVGGEITKRLVQMAEQQLGGGRF, encoded by the coding sequence ATGGCAAACAACAAAAGCAGCAACAACAACGAATTATTAGTATACGGTGCTGAACAAGCAATCGATCAAATGAAATATGAAATCGCTAGCGAATTTGGTGTAAACCTTGGTGCTGACACAACTGCACGTGCAAACGGATCAGTAGGTGGCGAAATCACAAAACGTCTTGTACAAATGGCTGAGCAACAACTTGGTGGTGGACGTTTCTAA
- a CDS encoding DUF3231 family protein: MGILSGNPTDEPMHYGEVFGTWSFLSASKGLVAGYQTFLNHVGDKDLHKLVQETIEQCQQEMKGVEKLLKENGVTLPPTPPERPEACLDDIPVGARVQDPEVAAAISMDIAAGLVACSQLIGQSIREDIAAMFGQIHMQKVALGGKFLRLNKEKGWLVPPPLHKSKNTDC, from the coding sequence ATGGGTATTTTAAGTGGAAATCCTACAGATGAACCGATGCATTATGGTGAGGTGTTTGGAACATGGTCGTTTCTTTCTGCTTCAAAAGGATTAGTAGCTGGTTATCAAACATTTCTAAATCATGTAGGAGACAAGGATCTACATAAGTTGGTACAAGAAACGATTGAACAATGTCAGCAGGAAATGAAAGGTGTAGAAAAGCTATTAAAAGAGAATGGAGTGACTTTACCTCCAACTCCGCCTGAACGTCCAGAAGCTTGTTTAGATGATATTCCAGTAGGTGCACGTGTTCAAGATCCCGAAGTTGCTGCGGCTATTTCAATGGATATAGCTGCTGGTCTAGTGGCTTGTAGTCAACTGATTGGCCAATCTATTCGTGAAGATATTGCAGCAATGTTTGGTCAAATTCACATGCAAAAAGTAGCCCTTGGTGGAAAGTTTTTGCGACTTAATAAAGAAAAAGGCTGGTTAGTTCCACCACCTCTTCACAAGTCAAAAAACACGGATTGTTGA
- a CDS encoding CBO0543 family protein, which produces MKDSILTFLLNGYTNGIVDRFVIPHKLIRYPVRYFRKEFKIHVLFGFLLYPAVSVIINKLTKNDKPLVIIYKIILFIFPMFLIELWAERQI; this is translated from the coding sequence GTGAAAGACTCAATATTGACTTTTCTACTTAATGGGTACACCAACGGGATAGTTGACAGATTTGTTATTCCTCATAAGCTAATTAGATATCCAGTACGCTATTTTCGAAAAGAGTTTAAGATACATGTTTTATTTGGCTTCTTGCTATATCCAGCTGTCTCCGTTATCATTAACAAACTAACAAAAAACGATAAACCCTTAGTTATCATATATAAAATTATTTTATTTATCTTTCCAATGTTTTTGATCGAACTTTGGGCAGAAAGACAAATTTAA
- a CDS encoding MEDS domain-containing protein: protein MKNQFAQLIQNNESVHIYYNIDDMRSYLDNLVSYIVSGIEHERHTLVIESERLIPLIFKKLEGILTKDQLTYIHTINNFDYYCSSGSFQPAIIFEHLSKNLEPFYKNNISFQIWAHVEWGQQEGIIPILEEFENEADKLVNKGGLYLVCAYDEERVPETLKLTLMKCHPYLILENKIIPSNLYVMTDAV from the coding sequence TTGAAAAATCAGTTTGCTCAATTAATACAGAATAATGAAAGCGTTCATATTTACTATAATATTGACGATATGAGAAGTTACTTAGACAATCTTGTGTCTTATATTGTTTCGGGGATTGAACACGAGAGACATACTTTAGTTATAGAAAGTGAAAGACTAATTCCGTTAATTTTTAAAAAATTAGAGGGAATTCTAACTAAAGACCAATTAACATATATACATACCATTAATAATTTTGATTATTACTGTTCAAGTGGAAGTTTTCAGCCTGCTATAATTTTCGAACATCTTTCTAAAAATTTAGAGCCGTTCTATAAAAACAATATATCTTTTCAAATATGGGCTCATGTAGAATGGGGACAGCAAGAAGGCATTATACCTATTTTAGAAGAGTTTGAAAATGAAGCAGACAAATTAGTAAATAAAGGCGGATTATATTTAGTATGCGCTTATGATGAAGAGAGAGTACCAGAAACTCTTAAACTTACTTTAATGAAATGTCATCCATACTTAATTTTAGAAAATAAAATTATTCCATCCAATTTATATGTAATGACAGATGCAGTGTAA
- a CDS encoding WGxxGxxG family protein codes for MQKKWSVLLCTLALAMMTFILPVNAENNNVDRTNYNDDVNTRNVTTATDVDDDNDSPWELLGLLGLAGLFGLKRRDDREEKVR; via the coding sequence ATGCAGAAAAAATGGTCTGTTTTATTATGTACGTTGGCTTTAGCTATGATGACTTTCATCTTACCTGTTAATGCTGAAAATAATAACGTAGATAGAACAAATTATAATGATGACGTAAATACTCGAAATGTCACTACAGCAACTGATGTGGATGATGACAATGATTCACCTTGGGAATTGCTTGGATTATTAGGACTAGCTGGTCTTTTTGGTCTTAAAAGAAGAGATGATCGTGAAGAGAAAGTTCGTTAA